A window of the Thermoleophilaceae bacterium genome harbors these coding sequences:
- a CDS encoding zinc ribbon domain-containing protein produces MGLLAIFGIHNDTVNRVVSLLILFLVVIWLALIYWTYADAKRRIADPMLVGCATLCSVFPFLGTIIYMIVRPPEYLEDAREREIEIAAAEARLAELEQGCPYCGFRVEKAFLRCPSCLRRLKEPCQTCGKPLDPLWKICPYCESEIPGGAAPAVSEPARRRSSRRSSAASTLAESPPPPRRQPPRGDEGTTLSSSPPGA; encoded by the coding sequence ATGGGCCTTCTCGCCATCTTCGGCATCCACAACGACACGGTGAACCGCGTCGTGAGCCTGCTGATCCTGTTCCTGGTGGTGATCTGGCTGGCCCTGATCTACTGGACCTATGCCGACGCCAAGCGGCGGATCGCGGACCCGATGCTGGTTGGCTGCGCGACGCTCTGCTCGGTGTTCCCCTTCCTCGGCACGATCATCTACATGATCGTTCGGCCGCCCGAGTACCTCGAGGATGCGCGCGAGCGCGAGATCGAGATCGCCGCCGCCGAGGCGCGGCTGGCGGAGCTCGAGCAGGGCTGCCCGTATTGCGGTTTCCGAGTGGAGAAGGCGTTCCTGCGCTGCCCGAGCTGCCTGCGGCGGCTCAAGGAGCCGTGCCAGACGTGCGGCAAGCCGCTCGACCCGCTCTGGAAGATCTGCCCGTATTGCGAGTCGGAGATTCCCGGCGGCGCCGCGCCCGCGGTGTCCGAGCCGGCGAGGCGCAGGTCGAGCAGGCGCTCGTCCGCAGCGTCCACTCTGGCCGAGTCGCCGCCGCCCCCGCGGCGGCAGCCGCCCCGCGGCGACGAGGGCACCACGCTCTCCTCGAGCCCGCCCGGCGCCTGA
- the ndk gene encoding nucleoside-diphosphate kinase has product MERTLILVKPDAFARGLTGEVIARFERKGLRIVALKHMQVERELAEQHYAEHAEKPFFGELVEFITGGPLVAMVLEGHEAVKAARQVIGATNPLEAAPGSIRGDYALEVQTNLVHGSDGPQSSAREVGLFFPDLA; this is encoded by the coding sequence TTGGAGAGGACCCTGATCCTTGTCAAGCCGGACGCGTTCGCCCGCGGCCTCACCGGAGAGGTGATCGCGCGCTTCGAGCGCAAGGGCCTGCGCATCGTCGCTCTCAAGCACATGCAGGTGGAGCGCGAGCTGGCCGAGCAGCACTACGCGGAACATGCCGAGAAGCCGTTCTTCGGCGAGCTCGTTGAGTTCATCACCGGTGGCCCGCTCGTGGCGATGGTGCTGGAGGGCCACGAGGCCGTCAAGGCCGCGCGCCAGGTGATCGGCGCGACCAACCCGCTCGAGGCCGCTCCGGGCTCGATCCGAGGTGACTACGCCCTCGAGGTTCAGACGAACCTCGTGCACGGCTCGGATGGACCGCAGTCATCCGCCCGCGAGGTCGGCCTCTTCTTCCCCGACCTCGCCTAG